Proteins found in one Gigantopelta aegis isolate Gae_Host chromosome 12, Gae_host_genome, whole genome shotgun sequence genomic segment:
- the LOC121386696 gene encoding Fc receptor-like protein 5 isoform X2, which yields MKLFRGRRLVRQMTNVTSLEYTWHEAVCQTSGTYSCEAENSVKSPARHTLELAVECFPGKEDGRFAAGFGAGIGTTVALLLLCAAAVLLYFRLKKSRKQKQEKTSRNTEQQLYSNAAFGNQDKSARPEAHAAPEADNTVYSSLGATGSESPYEGLTFDNRTQEVTYENVQK from the exons ATGAAGCTGTTCAGGGGCAGACGACTCGTACGACAGATGACGAATGTGACGAGTCTGGAATACACCTGGCACGAAGCTGTGTGTCAAACCTCGGGGACGTACTCGTGTGAAGCAGAAAACAGCGTGAAGTCACCGGCCAGGCACACATTGGAACTGGCTGTGGAAT GTTTTCCAGGTAAAGAAGACGGTCGGTTCGCGGCAGGTTTTGGGGCAGGGATTGGAACAACAGTTGCCCTACTCCTGCTATGTGCAGCAGCCGTCCTTTTGTACTTCCGGTTGAAGAAAT CTCGAAAACAGAAGCAGGAGAAAACCTCGAG AAACACGGAACAGCAGCTATACAGTAATGCAGCTTTTG GTAATCAAGACAAGTCTGCTAGACCGGAAGCTCACGCTGCACCGGAAGCTGATAATACTGTATACTCATCGCTTGGCGCAACAGGTTCTGAGTCACCCTATGAAGGTCTTACATTTGATAACAGAACACAAGAAGTGACGTACGAAAACGTACAGAAGTGA
- the LOC121386696 gene encoding Fc receptor-like protein 5 isoform X1 → MKLFRGRRLVRQMTNVTSLEYTWHEAVCQTSGTYSCEAENSVKSPARHTLELAVECFPGKEDGRFAAGFGAGIGTTVALLLLCAAAVLLYFRLKKSRKQKQEKTSSRNTEQQLYSNAAFGNQDKSARPEAHAAPEADNTVYSSLGATGSESPYEGLTFDNRTQEVTYENVQK, encoded by the exons ATGAAGCTGTTCAGGGGCAGACGACTCGTACGACAGATGACGAATGTGACGAGTCTGGAATACACCTGGCACGAAGCTGTGTGTCAAACCTCGGGGACGTACTCGTGTGAAGCAGAAAACAGCGTGAAGTCACCGGCCAGGCACACATTGGAACTGGCTGTGGAAT GTTTTCCAGGTAAAGAAGACGGTCGGTTCGCGGCAGGTTTTGGGGCAGGGATTGGAACAACAGTTGCCCTACTCCTGCTATGTGCAGCAGCCGTCCTTTTGTACTTCCGGTTGAAGAAAT CTCGAAAACAGAAGCAGGAGAAAACCTCGAG CAGAAACACGGAACAGCAGCTATACAGTAATGCAGCTTTTG GTAATCAAGACAAGTCTGCTAGACCGGAAGCTCACGCTGCACCGGAAGCTGATAATACTGTATACTCATCGCTTGGCGCAACAGGTTCTGAGTCACCCTATGAAGGTCTTACATTTGATAACAGAACACAAGAAGTGACGTACGAAAACGTACAGAAGTGA